In one Hymenobacter sp. DG25B genomic region, the following are encoded:
- a CDS encoding vWA domain-containing protein, whose translation MRYPPVFLRYLLIFCALLLGSSSLHAQNQPSVKTRTTRILFLLDASGSMLAPWEGEPRMEVAKRLLAKMADSLNAYPNLELGLRVYGHLHDKSENNCEDSRLEVPFAAKNARAIKDKLKQITPQGNTPITYSLMQSAGDFPTDKNSRNVLILITDGLESCKGDPCATSIALQRKRVFLKPFVIGIGAEHEFGKQLECLGQYYNAADVKTFRTILNDVIAQTLAKTTVAINLTDADGRPVETNVNLTFINNITGAIEYNYVHYRDDKGKPDALDIDPLQSYDLVINTVPALRANNLQLKPGKANVLSFKSPRGTLWLQSPPLSPNPYGTMQAVIRQAGEPATLVARTFGNRQKLLTGKYEVEILTLPRITRHITIRQGQETVVTYDAPGTLNIITDLKGYGSIYRLNQDDSQTWIYNLPEGGSSKMNVPLQPGNYRLVFRSKNATGSKFSDARTFTIKSGQTTSVSLFGK comes from the coding sequence ATGCGCTATCCACCGGTTTTCCTGCGGTACCTCCTGATTTTCTGCGCCCTGTTGCTGGGGAGCAGTAGCCTGCATGCCCAGAACCAGCCTTCGGTGAAGACTCGCACCACGCGTATTCTGTTTTTGCTGGATGCCTCGGGTTCTATGCTGGCGCCCTGGGAAGGCGAGCCGCGCATGGAAGTGGCCAAACGCCTGCTGGCGAAAATGGCTGATTCTCTCAACGCCTACCCTAATCTGGAGCTGGGCCTGCGGGTGTATGGCCATTTGCACGATAAATCGGAGAACAACTGCGAAGACTCGCGGCTGGAGGTGCCGTTTGCCGCCAAGAATGCCCGCGCTATCAAGGACAAGCTCAAGCAGATAACGCCGCAGGGCAATACGCCCATTACGTATTCCCTGATGCAGTCGGCCGGCGACTTCCCCACGGACAAGAACAGCCGCAACGTCCTGATTCTGATTACCGACGGGCTGGAATCCTGCAAGGGCGACCCTTGTGCCACCTCCATTGCCCTGCAGCGCAAGCGGGTGTTTCTGAAGCCTTTCGTCATCGGCATTGGCGCCGAGCATGAGTTTGGCAAGCAGCTGGAATGCCTGGGCCAGTACTACAACGCGGCCGATGTGAAAACTTTCCGCACCATCCTCAACGATGTTATTGCGCAAACGCTGGCCAAAACCACCGTGGCCATTAACCTGACGGATGCCGATGGCCGGCCCGTGGAAACCAACGTGAACCTCACCTTCATCAACAACATCACCGGGGCCATTGAGTACAACTACGTGCACTACCGCGACGACAAGGGCAAGCCCGATGCCCTCGACATCGACCCGCTGCAGAGCTACGACTTAGTCATTAATACCGTACCTGCCCTGCGCGCCAATAACCTGCAGCTAAAGCCCGGCAAGGCCAATGTGCTGTCGTTTAAGTCGCCGAGGGGCACGTTGTGGCTGCAGTCGCCGCCGCTCTCGCCCAACCCGTATGGTACCATGCAGGCCGTCATCCGGCAGGCCGGGGAACCCGCCACGCTGGTGGCGCGCACCTTCGGCAACCGGCAAAAGCTGCTCACGGGCAAGTATGAAGTGGAAATCCTGACGCTGCCGCGCATCACCCGCCACATTACCATTCGCCAGGGTCAGGAAACCGTGGTAACCTACGATGCGCCCGGCACCCTGAATATCATTACCGATCTGAAAGGCTACGGCAGCATTTACCGCCTCAACCAGGATGACTCCCAGACGTGGATTTACAACCTGCCGGAAGGCGGCAGCAGCAAAATGAATGTGCCGCTGCAACCAGGAAATTACCGACTGGTGTTCCGCTCCAAAAATGCCACCGGCAGCAAGTTTTCCGACGCTCGCACATTTACGATTAAATCGGGGCAGACTACGTCGGTTAGCCTGTTTGGAAAATGA
- a CDS encoding GIY-YIG nuclease family protein, giving the protein MLAHQYYVSIVTNPAKTTVYIGVTNDIRRRIQEHFENRGNRNTFAGRYFCYNLMHYEFFEHAEGAIAREKEIKGWTRAKKDALVAAKNPQWLTLNYAEL; this is encoded by the coding sequence ATGTTGGCGCATCAGTATTATGTATCTATCGTCACCAATCCGGCCAAAACCACCGTGTACATTGGCGTGACGAATGATATACGGCGCCGCATTCAGGAGCATTTTGAAAACCGCGGCAACCGCAACACCTTTGCCGGGCGCTACTTTTGCTACAACCTGATGCATTATGAGTTTTTCGAGCACGCCGAAGGTGCCATTGCCCGCGAGAAGGAAATCAAAGGCTGGACCAGAGCTAAAAAAGATGCGCTGGTTGCCGCCAAAAATCCGCAGTGGCTTACGCTGAATTACGCGGAGTTGTGA